The following nucleotide sequence is from Pochonia chlamydosporia 170 chromosome 4, whole genome shotgun sequence.
ACCTCGCTGACACGAGTGTATGCATCCGCGCCGTTTAACTGCGACAATTAGTATCGACTGGTTTACATCAACATATCCGGTAACTTGCTAGCCAAGTCCAGCCGACGTCTCGGGTGAAAAAACTTACAGCATGCTCAACTTCGCAACCCATCGACTTCAAAAACTTGATACCAATCTTTGCACAAGTTGGATCGTCCTCGACGAGAAACACTTGCGGTTTTTTGGAACCCCACATGGGGGTAGATCGATCTGTACCCGGTCCAGCTGTTGCCGGAATATTCGAAATAGGAGCAGGCGCCGAGATGTTCGCCTCGCTAgacatggtggtgctggGCGTGCTTTCGTTTGGAATGGCGAATGGGATTTTGTGGATGTGGTCCGGCTGAAATGGATCAATGCCAACCGTCTGTCCCACCGGGTAAACAGGGTAGCGGCTGAGGTCGGTCATAGGGTCGTGCATAAGAGGCATAGAGACGGGCGTGATCATCGCAGCAGATTCGGGCGGCGCGGCGTACATGCCATGGAGGCGCTCGAGTTCTCGATCGGCCGCGGTATCTGGAGCCACGCTGGAGAGTAGCTCTCGGGCCCTGCGCAATTCCGGCACATTGTCTTCGACATCCCCTGATCCATTCGTATTCATCGACTGCCCCATCATTCCGCGACTTCTTCCATCGTAGGGGGTAAGATAGTTGATCATCTCGTACTGCGCCTGCTTCTGAGCATTGACCATTTTTTGCAATGTCATGACCTCATTAACAAGCAGTCGATTGGTCTGGGAGACTTCGGCGAACAGTTCCTGGAGCTGCTGAACCTGTTGTTGCGTTGCCGTTAATTGCTCCgacaccacaccaacatGTTGGCTGGTAGTGAAGTCCTCAGTGACCTGGGGTTTCCGGGGAGCTGGAGCTTTGCGTCgaatgttgtcaaggccgTCCTTGCTATCGGCACGGAAATATGGGTGCTTAAACTCCAATACCTATGGAAGCATACAAGTTAGTGTTACGCAATCGCGCTCTTGGTGTACACTGAATCGGCAGTGAAGTGAGTGGGTTGCATACATTTCCGCCTGGGTTTGAGGCTTCGCTGTCGCTCGATGGCTTTACTTTGTGAAAGTCGTATTTGTTCAATTGCCGAATGAAGCTGGACATGTTGCTGTGCTTGAAGTGTTTGGGAAGAATAGATCGCGTGAATTTCTCGCCCTATGCCAGTAGACAAGAAAATGATGTCAGCGCCCCAAGCTCCCATTTCGATACCACACCACGAAATCAGTTACGTGACGGAAGGTACGTCATACCTCAACTACGACAAAGGAATCGCCGTCCTTTCCCCATCGGGCCACATCTTGATGCGACGGATCTTCGAGCATGCTAAATACATCGTGGTCAGCGTGACTAGTCATTGATCGGTTGGGTTGAGGAGATGAAGTATATTACCGAAAGAGTTTGCGAACCTAGCGGAAGATGACTTGTTAGCATATCGACAAAATTATACAACCGTGGGCATTAGACGGCGGTACTCACAAATTCACTGGCATTGTTACTGCCGCCAGTCGCAGCAGTGACCTCGGATCCCGACATTGTCAGACAGAGTTAGGTTGATACGCGGGACCGAGTCTCAATAGTTTGTCGCCAGCGGCGGAAATTTCGGCAACGCACTCGATTGATAATGGCAATCGACAGTTGTTGGTTCGTGATGTATGTTCCGTCTGCctggcaaggcaagccgGGGAAGGAGCGACGCAGATTCAGCGGGCGACGACGCTGTCTGTTCTGGCTCTCGGACTGCGATGGGATGGTTCTTCAGCAAGGGTTCCACAATGCAAGTCGTCGGTGTCGAAGGCTCAAGCGGGCGCAAGACCGTTGGCGGACGTATTCGGTAATATAGAATCGTGGCCGCACAACCAGGTGATgaattggcaatggcaaggcGTTGGTCTGGAGAATCGACGACAAAAACGAGCCGGCTTAGCCAAGAAGTGAGATTGCGgatatggacatggaagaagtGCCCAGGTTTTGGAAGAGGACCAGACGGATGGATGGACCAGTGGTGGGCCGGGATAGGCCACTGAGGAGACGGATCAGGTGAATGACGGCGGACGAGTCTTGGCCAGGGGATCAACAacgagacatggatggcagcGACGATTGAAGGCGTTTGGTCACACTGGCATTGGCACTGGTATTGGGATGAGGATTGGGAttgggaccagacatggtcatggacaaggagactggacatggagagaTGGGCACTGAGAGTCTAATGCTTGACTGGGCAGACATGCGCCAGGCGACATGGAGAGAAGCGGCAGACCCGGTCGCCAGTGCAGGGCTTCGGAAAGGAGGGGGGCAAATAGTGGGCGACCGGGGGTAGCAACTTTCAAACTTAGAAGTCGACATACCGTCAAGTCTGCAGTCAAGCTGGTTGAAGGATAGCTGGGGTCAGTGGGCGCAGCGCCAGTCCcgtaccaccagaccagacgctttgCTCTAAATGTCGGGTGCTTGGagtttcctttcttctgaATCTTTTTTTTATCAAAACCAAATGTTCTGTGTTTCGTCGTTTCTGGCCAGGTACCGACGTACCTGCctacctactaggtacccATGGGTGCGCCCGACAGGGAGTGTGCATGAGAAACCAGGACTGGACTCCATGATCCTGTCCGCGTTCAGAACGATTCTCAACGCAGGGAAAcgcaacaccagacagcactgTGAAGAcaggacaccagaccagacttgacttttaCACAATGCAGTCAAGGAATAACGGGGCCGTTTTTGCGGGCTGGCCTGGTGGATTCAATGTCGCAACAGTCAATCCAACTGGCACACCTTGCAAACCACTGCTGTTGGTTCCTTCCTGGCCTTTACTCTCCAGATTTTCCTAAAAAGTAGTCGCGTCCGAGGCTAGCTAGCCACATGCTCGAAGTGTGCTGATGACAACTGGACGCTACTCGAGAATGGAAGTACTCCCCTTGCgcgaaccagacaccaaatTCACCAGACTCACGACTCGCCAGACTCCTCACAGTACTTAAGTaatatgtctggtacttggaTGGGCAACGCATGTCTGAATTCCTCTCGCACACTTCACCTGGATTATTAAACtgtaccagactctttgTGCATAACCCTTGACTAGCCGGCGTCGACCACagagtacctaggtactcaagCACACCGTAAGCGACATGTAGATCCAAGTCAACATCTGCCCTGTAAGAGCCAAGAACAGTCTGCATCAGATCTACGGCATTGATAACTATTGCGGAGTCTATACGACGAGATGCAGTCAGTCAGTCTTTGGTTGGTTGCATGGGTCCTTCCTTGGTGCGGCTGTGTGCTGAACAGTGCTTGGATTGTTTTGTGCTCGTCTCATCCAAATGAGCGTTTCTCCTTTATTGAATTTATTCCCTACATTTGTACCTTGCGTCCCCTCATCTGTCTCCAATGCACACATTCATAAACAGG
It contains:
- a CDS encoding signal transduction response regulator, SKN7-like protein (similar to Cordyceps militaris CM01 XP_006666555.1) encodes the protein MSGSEVTAATGGSNNASEFVRKLFRMLEDPSHQDVARWGKDGDSFVVVEGEKFTRSILPKHFKHSNMSSFIRQLNKYDFHKVKPSSDSEASNPGGNVLEFKHPYFRADSKDGLDNIRRKAPAPRKPQVTEDFTTSQHVGVVSEQLTATQQQVQQLQELFAEVSQTNRLLVNEVMTLQKMVNAQKQAQYEMINYLTPYDGRSRGMMGQSMNTNGSGDVEDNVPELRRARELLSSVAPDTAADRELERLHGMYAAPPESAAMITPVSMPLMHDPMTDLSRYPVYPVGQTVGIDPFQPDHIHKIPFAIPNESTPSTTMSSEANISAPAPISNIPATAGPGTDRSTPMWGSKKPQVFLVEDDPTCAKIGIKFLKSMGCEVEHALNGADAYTRVSEVGRDHFDMMFMDIIMPRLDGVSATMYIRQHCPTTPIIAMTSNIRPDEVNGYFEHGMNGVLAKPFTKEGMLKSVRTHMAHLLKNPPEQSDTGFIIGNVPYMGAPSSLKFESNTPPGGNSSGWSPSHMSQSNVDQWNGMMNGGNQYSMTRSNFPTSDHDSPPEKRQRLNASQANYG